From Streptomyces sp. HUAS MG91, the proteins below share one genomic window:
- the rfbH gene encoding lipopolysaccharide biosynthesis protein RfbH, whose protein sequence is MSDRKDLVLEGVRAYHGEVSPAREFVPGTTEIWPSGAVLDENDRAALVEAALEMRIAAGTSSRKFESAFARRLKRRKAHLTNSGSSANLLAVSALTSHTLEDRRLKPGDEVITVAAGFPTTVNPILQNGLVPVFVDVDLTTYNATADRVAAAIGPKTRAIIIAHALGNPFEVTEIAQLAEEHDLFLIEDNCDAVGSLYDGKLTGTFGDMTTVSFYPAHHLTMGEGGCVLTSNLALARVVESLRDWGRDCWCEPGENDRCLKRFKYQLGTLPAGYDHKYIFSHVGYNLKATDIQAALGLTQLAKLDSFIEARQRNWRRLREGLDGVPGLLLPEPTPRSEPSWFGFVITVDPEAPFRRAELVDFLEERKIGTRRLFAGNLTRHPAYIDQPHRIVGELTNSDLITEHTFWIGVYPALTDEMLDYVTASIKEFVAARG, encoded by the coding sequence ATGAGCGACCGCAAGGACCTGGTCCTCGAAGGCGTCCGCGCGTACCACGGGGAGGTCTCCCCCGCCCGCGAGTTCGTGCCCGGTACGACGGAGATCTGGCCGTCCGGCGCCGTCCTGGACGAGAACGACCGGGCGGCGCTGGTGGAGGCGGCGCTGGAGATGCGCATCGCCGCCGGGACCAGCTCGCGCAAGTTCGAGTCGGCCTTCGCCCGGCGCCTCAAACGCCGCAAGGCACACCTCACGAACTCCGGTTCGTCGGCCAACCTGCTGGCGGTGTCGGCCCTCACCTCGCACACCCTGGAGGACCGGCGGCTGAAGCCGGGCGACGAGGTCATCACCGTCGCGGCGGGCTTCCCGACCACCGTCAACCCGATCCTGCAGAACGGCCTGGTACCGGTGTTCGTGGACGTGGACCTCACCACGTACAACGCGACGGCCGACCGGGTCGCGGCGGCGATCGGCCCGAAGACGCGGGCCATCATCATCGCCCACGCGCTCGGCAACCCCTTCGAGGTCACCGAGATCGCCCAACTCGCCGAGGAGCACGACCTGTTCCTCATCGAGGACAACTGCGACGCGGTCGGCTCGCTGTACGACGGGAAGCTCACCGGCACGTTCGGCGACATGACGACCGTCAGCTTCTATCCGGCCCACCACCTCACCATGGGCGAGGGCGGCTGCGTCCTGACGTCCAACCTGGCCCTGGCCCGGGTCGTGGAGTCGCTGCGGGACTGGGGCCGGGACTGCTGGTGCGAGCCGGGCGAGAACGACCGGTGCCTGAAGCGGTTCAAGTACCAGTTGGGCACGCTGCCCGCCGGCTACGACCACAAGTACATCTTCTCGCACGTCGGTTACAACCTGAAGGCGACCGACATCCAGGCCGCGCTCGGCCTGACCCAGCTGGCCAAGCTGGACTCCTTCATCGAGGCCCGGCAGCGCAACTGGCGGCGGCTGCGGGAGGGTCTGGACGGGGTTCCGGGCCTGCTGCTGCCGGAGCCCACCCCGCGCTCCGAGCCGAGCTGGTTCGGCTTCGTGATCACCGTGGACCCCGAGGCGCCGTTCCGCCGCGCCGAGCTGGTGGACTTCCTGGAGGAGCGCAAGATCGGCACCCGCCGGCTTTTCGCGGGCAACCTGACCCGCCACCCGGCCTACATCGACCAGCCGCACCGGATCGTGGGCGAGCTGACCAACAGCGACCTCATCACCGAGCACACCTTCTGGATCGGGGTCTACCCGGCGCTCACCGACGAGATGCTGGACTACGTCACCGCCTCGATCAAGGAGTTCGTGGCCGCGCGCGGCTGA
- a CDS encoding NAD(P)-dependent oxidoreductase, translating into MRSEPRSMAGLSVVVLGGTGFLGRRVGAACAADGARVHLVSRGASALSASAVASGVSAGALDLVTASPREIAAVLTAAGADVVVNAAGRAWQADEAQMAAGNAELVERVLTALVALPGPPVRLVQLGTVHEYGAGAPDAATGEDHEPAPVTAYGRTKLQGTRAVLRAREQGVDGVVLRLANVIGAGVPEGSLFGRVAAHLGAAARADARGEKAAELRLPALRAARDLVDARDATVAVLAAITAPEADVAGQVINVGRGTAVPMRGLIHRMIALSGLDLPVVEAVEQPGSRTDVARQCLDVSRARRLLGWRPLRSLDDSLHELLASVLPPEHPLPATPLGITADAPAEEGKRS; encoded by the coding sequence ATGCGCTCTGAGCCCCGGTCCATGGCCGGGCTGTCGGTCGTGGTCCTCGGCGGCACCGGTTTCCTCGGCCGCCGCGTCGGCGCGGCGTGCGCCGCCGACGGCGCCCGGGTGCACCTGGTCTCCCGCGGCGCGTCGGCGCTCTCCGCGTCGGCCGTCGCCTCCGGCGTGTCGGCCGGCGCCCTGGATCTGGTGACGGCGTCGCCGCGGGAGATCGCGGCGGTCCTCACGGCGGCCGGGGCCGACGTCGTGGTCAACGCGGCCGGCCGTGCCTGGCAGGCCGACGAGGCGCAGATGGCGGCGGGCAACGCCGAGCTGGTCGAGCGGGTCCTCACCGCGCTCGTGGCGCTGCCCGGTCCGCCGGTACGCCTGGTCCAGCTGGGCACCGTCCACGAGTACGGGGCGGGCGCCCCGGACGCCGCCACCGGCGAGGACCACGAGCCCGCGCCGGTCACCGCGTACGGCCGCACCAAGCTCCAGGGCACGCGGGCCGTCCTGCGCGCCCGGGAGCAGGGGGTGGACGGCGTGGTGCTGCGGCTCGCCAACGTGATCGGCGCCGGGGTCCCCGAAGGCAGTCTCTTCGGCCGGGTCGCGGCGCACCTGGGCGCGGCCGCCCGTGCCGACGCGCGCGGCGAGAAGGCCGCCGAACTGCGGCTTCCGGCGCTGCGCGCGGCCCGCGACCTGGTGGACGCCCGCGACGCCACCGTGGCGGTGCTGGCCGCGATCACCGCGCCGGAGGCGGACGTCGCCGGGCAGGTGATCAACGTGGGCCGCGGCACGGCCGTACCCATGCGCGGGCTGATCCACCGGATGATCGCGCTCAGCGGCCTCGACCTGCCCGTGGTCGAGGCCGTCGAGCAGCCGGGCTCACGCACCGACGTCGCACGGCAGTGCCTGGACGTCTCCCGCGCGCGGCGCCTGCTCGGCTGGCGCCCGCTCCGCAGCCTCGACGACTCCCTGCACGAGCTGCTCGCCTCCGTACTGCCGCCGGAGCACCCGCTACCCGCCACCCCACTCGGGATCACGGCCGACGCACCGGCCGAAGAAGGGAAACGATCATGA
- the rfbB gene encoding dTDP-glucose 4,6-dehydratase: MRILVTGAAGFIGSHFVRGLLADKYSGWEGAQVTALDKLTYAGNRENLPASHERLVFVRGDVCDRDLLRELVPGHDAVVHFAAESHVDRSLEGAGEFFRTNVLGTQTLLDAVLESGIERVVHVSTDEVYGSIEEGSWTEEWPLLPNSPYAASKASSDLVARAYWRTHGLDLSITRCSNNYGPYQHPEKVIPLFVTNLLEGRQVPLYGDGRNVREWLHVDDHCRGIHLVLNGGRAGEIYNIGGGNEYSNLALTERLLELTGAGEEMIRRVADRKAHDLRYSIDESKIREELGYAPLTGFEKGLADTVAWYRDNPDWWKAVKHGTAHAL, translated from the coding sequence ATGAGGATCCTGGTCACCGGAGCGGCCGGCTTCATCGGTTCGCACTTCGTACGCGGTCTGCTGGCCGACAAGTACAGCGGCTGGGAGGGCGCCCAGGTCACCGCCCTGGACAAGCTGACCTACGCGGGCAACCGGGAGAACCTGCCCGCCTCGCACGAGCGGCTGGTGTTCGTGCGCGGGGACGTGTGCGACCGCGACCTGCTGCGTGAACTGGTGCCCGGCCACGACGCCGTGGTCCACTTCGCGGCCGAGTCGCACGTCGACCGCTCCCTGGAGGGCGCCGGCGAGTTCTTCCGTACGAACGTCCTGGGCACCCAGACCCTGCTCGACGCGGTGCTGGAGAGCGGCATCGAGCGGGTCGTGCACGTCTCGACGGACGAGGTGTACGGCTCGATCGAGGAGGGCTCCTGGACGGAGGAGTGGCCGCTGCTGCCCAACTCCCCCTACGCCGCCTCGAAGGCCAGCTCGGACCTGGTCGCGCGGGCCTACTGGCGCACCCACGGGCTGGACCTCTCGATCACCCGCTGCTCCAACAACTACGGGCCGTACCAGCACCCCGAGAAGGTCATCCCGCTGTTCGTCACGAACCTGCTGGAGGGCCGCCAAGTCCCGCTGTACGGCGACGGCCGCAACGTCCGCGAGTGGCTGCACGTCGACGACCACTGCCGGGGCATCCACCTGGTGCTCAACGGGGGCCGGGCCGGCGAGATCTACAACATCGGCGGCGGCAACGAGTACAGCAACCTCGCCCTGACCGAGCGGCTGCTGGAACTGACCGGGGCGGGCGAGGAGATGATCCGCCGCGTCGCCGACCGCAAGGCGCACGACCTGCGTTACTCGATCGACGAGTCGAAGATCCGGGAGGAGCTCGGCTACGCGCCGCTGACCGGCTTCGAGAAGGGCCTGGCCGACACGGTCGCCTGGTACCGGGACAACCCCGACTGGTGGAAGGCCGTCAAGCATGGAACGGCCCATGCGCTCTGA
- a CDS encoding glucose-1-phosphate thymidylyltransferase, which produces MKALVLAGGSGTRLRPFSYSMPKQLIPIANTPVLVHVLDSVRELGVSEVGVIVGDRGHEIEAVLGDGARLGVRVTYIPQDAPRGLAHTVSIARDFLGDDDFVMYLGDNMLPDGVAEIAEEFTRKRPAAQVVVHKVPDPRSFGVAELGPDGEVLRLVEKPPQPRSDMALIGVYFFTAAIHEAVAAIAPSARGELEITDAVQWLVASGADVRASLYDGYWKDTGRVEDVLECNNHLLDGLAPRVDGQVDADSVLVGQVVIEAGARVVRSRIEGPALIGAGTVVQDSHVGPYTSVGRDCAVTDSRLEGSIALDEASVTGVRGLRDSLIGRAASIGTTGPGTDHHCLVVGDHTRVEVAA; this is translated from the coding sequence ATGAAGGCTCTGGTGCTCGCCGGCGGATCTGGTACCCGCCTGCGGCCTTTCAGCTATTCGATGCCCAAACAACTCATCCCCATCGCCAACACACCCGTCCTTGTGCATGTGCTCGACTCCGTGCGGGAGCTGGGGGTGAGTGAGGTCGGCGTCATCGTCGGCGACCGCGGCCACGAGATCGAGGCCGTGCTCGGTGACGGTGCCCGGCTCGGCGTGCGCGTCACCTACATCCCCCAGGACGCGCCGCGCGGACTGGCCCACACCGTGTCCATCGCCCGCGACTTCCTCGGCGACGACGACTTCGTGATGTACCTCGGCGACAACATGCTGCCCGACGGCGTCGCCGAGATCGCCGAGGAGTTCACCCGCAAGCGGCCGGCCGCCCAGGTCGTCGTGCACAAGGTCCCCGACCCGCGCTCGTTCGGTGTCGCCGAACTCGGCCCCGACGGGGAGGTGCTGCGCCTGGTGGAGAAGCCACCGCAGCCGCGCAGCGACATGGCCCTGATCGGGGTCTACTTCTTCACCGCCGCCATCCATGAGGCGGTGGCGGCCATCGCGCCCAGCGCCCGCGGCGAACTGGAGATCACCGACGCCGTCCAGTGGCTGGTCGCCTCCGGCGCGGACGTGCGCGCCAGCCTCTACGACGGCTACTGGAAGGACACCGGGAGGGTCGAGGACGTCCTGGAGTGCAACAACCACCTCCTGGACGGTCTGGCCCCGCGCGTCGACGGTCAGGTCGACGCCGACAGCGTGCTCGTGGGCCAGGTCGTGATCGAGGCGGGGGCGCGCGTCGTGCGCTCGCGGATCGAGGGCCCCGCGCTCATCGGCGCGGGCACGGTCGTCCAGGACAGCCATGTGGGTCCCTACACCTCCGTCGGGCGCGACTGCGCGGTGACGGACAGCCGGCTCGAGGGCTCCATCGCGCTGGACGAGGCGTCGGTCACCGGAGTGCGCGGGCTGCGCGACTCGCTGATCGGGCGCGCCGCGTCCATCGGCACCACCGGCCCGGGCACGGACCATCACTGCCTGGTCGTCGGAGATCACACCCGAGTGGAGGTCGCGGCATGA
- a CDS encoding nucleotide disphospho-sugar-binding domain-containing protein produces the protein MLFVAAGSPATVFALAPLATAARNAGHQVVMAANDDMVPVITASGLPGVATTDLPIRHFITTDRDGRPEEIPSDPVEQALFTGRWFARMAASSLPRMLEFCRAWRPELIVGGTMSYVAPLLALHLGVPHVRQTWDAIEADGIHPGADAELRPELAGFGLERLPDPDVFVDICPPSLRPAGAAPARPMRYVPANAQRRLEPWMYGRGERRRVLVTSGSRVAKESYDQNFAFLRGLAKDFAAWDVELIVAAPDAVADALREDVPGVRAGWVPLDVVAPTCDALVHHGGGVSTLTGLNAGVPQLLVPRGAVLEKPARRVAGLGAAITLLPGEDTADAIADSCQELLSKDTYGERARELSREIAAMPSPASVLDTLVPA, from the coding sequence ATGCTCTTCGTGGCGGCGGGCAGCCCGGCGACGGTCTTCGCCCTGGCGCCCCTGGCCACCGCCGCCCGCAACGCGGGCCACCAGGTCGTCATGGCCGCGAACGACGACATGGTCCCGGTCATCACCGCGTCGGGGCTGCCCGGCGTCGCCACCACCGATCTGCCGATCCGGCACTTCATCACCACGGACCGCGACGGCCGTCCCGAGGAGATCCCCTCCGACCCGGTCGAGCAGGCCCTCTTCACCGGGCGCTGGTTCGCCCGCATGGCCGCGTCCAGCCTCCCGCGGATGCTGGAGTTCTGCCGCGCCTGGCGGCCCGAGCTGATCGTCGGCGGCACGATGAGTTACGTCGCCCCGCTGCTCGCCCTGCACCTCGGCGTACCGCATGTGCGGCAGACCTGGGACGCCATCGAGGCCGACGGCATCCATCCCGGCGCGGACGCCGAACTCCGGCCGGAACTCGCCGGGTTCGGCCTGGAGCGGCTGCCCGACCCCGATGTGTTCGTCGACATCTGCCCGCCGAGCCTGCGGCCGGCCGGCGCCGCCCCGGCCCGGCCGATGCGGTACGTCCCGGCCAACGCCCAGCGGCGCCTCGAACCCTGGATGTACGGCCGAGGCGAACGGCGTCGCGTCCTGGTGACGTCCGGGAGCCGGGTCGCCAAGGAGAGCTACGACCAGAACTTCGCCTTCCTGCGCGGTCTCGCCAAGGACTTCGCCGCGTGGGACGTCGAGCTGATCGTCGCCGCGCCCGACGCGGTCGCCGACGCGCTGCGCGAGGACGTGCCCGGCGTCCGGGCCGGCTGGGTGCCGCTCGACGTGGTGGCGCCCACCTGCGATGCGCTCGTCCACCACGGGGGCGGTGTCAGCACCCTGACCGGACTGAACGCCGGTGTGCCCCAACTGCTCGTACCGCGCGGCGCCGTGCTGGAGAAGCCGGCCCGCCGCGTCGCCGGTCTCGGGGCCGCGATCACGCTGCTGCCCGGCGAGGACACCGCCGACGCGATCGCGGACTCCTGTCAGGAACTTCTGTCCAAGGACACCTACGGCGAGCGGGCCCGCGAACTCTCCCGGGAGATCGCCGCCATGCCCTCGCCCGCGAGCGTGCTCGACACGCTCGTACCGGCATGA
- the rfbC gene encoding dTDP-4-dehydrorhamnose 3,5-epimerase has translation MRIEEMTIPGTYLITPEQIPDERGTFYESWRGDVLESVTGVAFQPRQINYSVSRRHTLRGIHSVRIPPGQAKYITCVRGVLRDIVVDLRIGSPTFGEHRVNEIDADSGTSLYVPEGVGHGFLALSDDACICYVVSSAYVPGTQIDINPLDPDLALPWNCPQAPLISDKDAKAPTVAEAVRAGLLPRFSKAGTA, from the coding sequence GTGCGCATCGAGGAAATGACCATCCCCGGCACCTACCTGATCACGCCCGAGCAGATTCCGGACGAGCGCGGGACGTTCTACGAGTCCTGGCGCGGCGACGTGCTGGAGAGCGTGACCGGAGTCGCCTTCCAGCCCCGGCAGATCAACTACTCCGTGTCGAGACGGCACACCCTGCGCGGCATCCACAGTGTGCGCATACCCCCCGGGCAGGCCAAGTACATCACCTGCGTACGCGGTGTGCTGCGGGACATCGTGGTGGACCTGCGGATCGGCTCCCCGACCTTCGGGGAGCACCGGGTCAACGAGATCGACGCGGACTCCGGCACGTCCCTCTACGTCCCCGAGGGCGTGGGCCACGGATTCCTCGCGCTCAGCGACGACGCCTGCATCTGCTACGTCGTCTCCTCCGCGTACGTGCCGGGCACGCAGATCGACATCAACCCGCTCGATCCCGATCTCGCGCTGCCCTGGAACTGCCCTCAGGCACCCCTCATCTCGGACAAGGACGCGAAGGCGCCGACCGTGGCCGAGGCCGTACGGGCAGGTCTCCTGCCCCGATTCAGCAAGGCGGGTACAGCGTGA
- a CDS encoding nucleotide disphospho-sugar-binding domain-containing protein, with amino-acid sequence MRVLVISTPVPSHYLPLVPLLWALRSAGHEVTVLCQPDVLGAVRASGLTAVAVGEPFDVDAMLLRDLPPGQRPLQARPRPAPEVLGGYGRLWWAHATAHLDRYGAFADAYGPELIVADPLEYCSLLIGARLGVPVAHHRWTVDAISGAARRFVRAGAGAPDAAALPDPTVLLDPCPPGLRIPGGEPGVPIRYVPYSGGAQTPAWVRADPGPGAGRRRVAVSLGNTPALHGEPFIRGLLHALAARRDTELLVTLPQPYRAGVGPLPGNVTVVDPLPLHLFLRTCDAMVHHGGAGTAMTATAFGLPQLVLPQLADHFPLADRLTAAGAGLSFETPAQQDDPRVVGQALDELLSDPRHAASARRLGAEMAAMPSPAEVAADLVRRARAATEPKEASVSCASRK; translated from the coding sequence ATGCGCGTACTGGTGATCTCCACCCCTGTCCCGTCCCACTACCTGCCCCTGGTGCCCCTGCTGTGGGCGCTGCGGTCGGCCGGCCACGAGGTGACGGTGCTGTGCCAGCCCGATGTGCTGGGCGCGGTCCGGGCCTCCGGGCTCACCGCCGTCGCGGTGGGCGAGCCGTTCGACGTCGACGCCATGCTGCTGAGGGACCTGCCCCCGGGGCAGCGGCCCCTTCAGGCGCGGCCCCGGCCGGCCCCTGAAGTGCTCGGCGGCTACGGCAGGCTGTGGTGGGCCCACGCCACCGCCCACCTCGACCGCTACGGCGCCTTCGCCGACGCCTACGGACCCGAGCTGATCGTCGCCGACCCGCTGGAGTACTGCTCCCTGCTCATCGGCGCCCGGCTGGGCGTGCCGGTGGCGCATCACCGGTGGACGGTGGACGCGATCTCCGGCGCCGCCCGCCGCTTCGTGCGCGCCGGCGCCGGGGCGCCGGACGCGGCGGCGCTGCCGGATCCGACCGTGCTGCTCGACCCGTGCCCGCCGGGCCTGCGGATCCCGGGCGGCGAGCCGGGTGTGCCGATCAGGTACGTGCCCTACAGCGGGGGCGCGCAGACACCGGCGTGGGTGCGGGCGGACCCCGGCCCGGGGGCCGGGCGGCGGCGGGTCGCGGTCTCCCTGGGCAACACACCGGCCCTGCACGGCGAGCCGTTCATCCGGGGCCTGCTGCACGCCCTCGCCGCCCGCCGTGACACCGAACTCCTCGTCACACTGCCGCAGCCGTACCGCGCGGGGGTCGGGCCGCTGCCGGGCAACGTGACGGTCGTCGACCCGCTGCCCCTGCATCTGTTCCTCAGGACCTGCGACGCGATGGTCCACCACGGCGGGGCCGGTACGGCGATGACCGCCACCGCGTTCGGGCTCCCGCAGTTGGTGCTGCCGCAGTTGGCGGACCACTTCCCGCTGGCCGACCGGCTCACCGCGGCCGGCGCCGGGCTGTCCTTCGAGACCCCCGCGCAGCAGGACGATCCCCGGGTCGTCGGCCAGGCCCTGGACGAGTTGCTGTCCGACCCGCGCCATGCCGCGTCGGCCCGCCGGCTGGGCGCGGAGATGGCCGCGATGCCGTCCCCCGCCGAGGTGGCCGCCGATCTCGTACGACGGGCGCGGGCGGCCACCGAACCGAAAGAGGCGAGCGTGTCGTGCGCATCGAGGAAATGA
- a CDS encoding activator-dependent family glycosyltransferase produces the protein MRVLFTIFPATAHLYPVVPLAWALQSAGHEVVVASHAGVVDPGVITNIGAAGLTAVPLGSPEELPEALSKDTGDSKPNRPSLAFDAFEPEESQGWRTARAILTGMFRMHYPEPEEPGGRRPVLDNLVDFARAWQPDLVLWDPLMFPAPVAARVTGAAHARLVWGTDNIALIHERTKRELARPGAESTEHPWEAWYGPMLEQYGLEFDDEMLLGQWTVDLTQSRMRLPLDLTHVPVRRVPYTGAAPLPAWLHHQPERPRVVLTLGVSRRKLFGKYSGFPVREFFDSVSALDVEVVATLNSEQLAAVGTLPDNVRAVEYVPLNQVLPTSSAVIHHGGGGTFAAAVNFQVPQLVVPLPMWDEMVTARYVEEMGAGLVADPEALDVAGLHKQLVRLLHEPSFSHGARRLYDEMLAAPAPKDIVPLLERLTAERR, from the coding sequence ATGCGTGTCCTGTTCACCATCTTCCCGGCGACGGCACATCTGTATCCCGTCGTGCCGCTGGCCTGGGCGTTGCAGAGCGCCGGGCACGAGGTCGTCGTGGCGAGCCACGCGGGCGTCGTGGACCCGGGGGTGATCACGAACATAGGCGCGGCCGGGCTCACGGCCGTACCGCTAGGTTCGCCGGAGGAGCTGCCGGAGGCCCTGAGCAAGGACACCGGGGACAGCAAGCCGAACCGCCCCTCGCTCGCCTTCGACGCGTTCGAGCCGGAGGAGTCGCAGGGCTGGCGCACGGCGCGCGCGATCCTCACCGGCATGTTCCGGATGCACTACCCCGAGCCCGAGGAGCCGGGTGGCCGCAGGCCCGTGCTGGACAACCTGGTCGACTTCGCCCGCGCCTGGCAGCCCGATCTGGTGCTGTGGGACCCGCTGATGTTCCCCGCGCCGGTGGCCGCGCGGGTCACCGGCGCCGCGCATGCCCGCCTGGTCTGGGGCACGGACAACATCGCCCTGATCCACGAGCGGACGAAGCGGGAACTGGCCCGGCCCGGAGCCGAGTCGACCGAGCACCCGTGGGAGGCCTGGTACGGGCCGATGCTGGAGCAGTACGGGTTGGAGTTCGACGACGAGATGCTGCTCGGCCAGTGGACCGTGGACCTGACCCAGTCCAGGATGCGGCTGCCGCTCGACCTCACGCACGTGCCGGTACGGCGGGTCCCCTACACCGGGGCGGCCCCGCTGCCGGCCTGGCTGCACCACCAGCCGGAGCGTCCGCGGGTGGTGCTCACCCTGGGGGTGAGCCGCCGCAAGCTGTTCGGCAAGTACAGCGGCTTCCCCGTGCGGGAGTTCTTCGACTCGGTGTCCGCCCTGGACGTCGAGGTCGTCGCCACCCTCAACAGCGAGCAGCTCGCCGCGGTCGGCACCCTGCCCGACAACGTCCGCGCGGTGGAGTACGTGCCGCTCAACCAGGTCCTGCCGACCAGTTCGGCGGTGATCCACCACGGCGGGGGCGGCACGTTCGCCGCCGCCGTCAACTTCCAGGTGCCCCAGCTCGTCGTGCCGCTGCCGATGTGGGACGAGATGGTCACCGCCCGGTACGTCGAGGAGATGGGGGCGGGTCTGGTCGCCGATCCCGAGGCGCTGGACGTCGCGGGCCTGCACAAGCAGCTCGTGCGGCTCCTGCACGAGCCGTCGTTCTCCCACGGCGCCCGCCGCCTGTACGACGAGATGCTCGCCGCGCCCGCGCCGAAGGACATCGTGCCCCTGCTGGAGCGCCTGACCGCCGAGCGCCGCTGA
- a CDS encoding MFS transporter translates to MTTLSTPASSRTGAGQRALLFVLAGNMLIDALEVSVMLVALPAMGRDLGLSTLGSQWAMSGFAAGFAALLLLGPRLVARWGRRRVYLAALPVFIAASLVGGLAHEGVLLIVTRVVKGMCAALTAPTGLAIISTTIRPGAEQRRAVSVYSLFGAAGFTAGLLSSGALTELSWRWNPVFPAPVALLLLAAGARLIPRDTAPPPAPALRTTLAGLLRDAAFRRSAVCAATLNGTYLGLLLVLTHRLADQWGWSSWRTALAFLPACVPLALALPFAGRMVARFGTERLIRAGSCAAALGCGTALLTGAPTTYATGVLPALLLVEAGFVLSFAALNLQATAGIAAERRAAAVPVYQTAVQLGAVLALPVTAVALGGGHRGALAFLTALSATGALVACTARPGGSGAAP, encoded by the coding sequence ATGACGACGCTCTCCACACCCGCCTCCTCCCGCACCGGCGCCGGACAGCGGGCCCTGCTCTTCGTGCTCGCCGGGAACATGCTCATCGACGCCCTGGAAGTCTCCGTCATGCTGGTCGCGCTGCCGGCCATGGGGCGGGACCTCGGACTGTCGACGCTCGGCAGCCAGTGGGCGATGAGCGGCTTCGCCGCCGGTTTCGCGGCACTGCTGCTGCTCGGTCCGCGTCTCGTCGCCCGGTGGGGCAGGCGGCGCGTGTACCTGGCCGCGTTGCCGGTGTTCATCGCCGCCTCGCTGGTCGGCGGGCTCGCCCACGAGGGCGTCCTGCTGATCGTCACCCGGGTGGTGAAGGGCATGTGCGCGGCACTGACCGCGCCCACCGGGCTTGCGATCATCAGCACCACGATCCGGCCGGGAGCCGAACAGCGCCGGGCGGTGTCGGTCTACTCCCTCTTCGGGGCGGCCGGCTTCACCGCGGGCCTGCTGTCCTCGGGGGCGCTCACCGAACTGAGCTGGCGCTGGAACCCGGTGTTCCCCGCCCCGGTCGCCCTGCTGCTGCTGGCGGCCGGCGCCCGGCTCATCCCCCGCGACACCGCGCCGCCGCCCGCCCCGGCGCTGAGGACGACCCTGGCGGGGCTGCTGCGCGACGCCGCGTTCCGGCGCTCGGCCGTGTGCGCGGCCACGCTCAACGGCACGTACCTGGGCCTGCTGTTGGTGCTCACCCACCGGCTGGCCGATCAGTGGGGGTGGAGCTCCTGGCGCACGGCGCTCGCGTTCCTCCCGGCCTGTGTGCCACTGGCGCTCGCGCTGCCCTTCGCCGGCCGGATGGTGGCGCGCTTCGGCACCGAGCGCCTGATCAGGGCCGGGAGCTGCGCCGCGGCGCTCGGCTGCGGGACCGCCCTGCTGACCGGGGCGCCGACGACGTACGCCACCGGAGTGCTGCCCGCGCTGCTCCTGGTGGAGGCCGGCTTCGTGCTGTCCTTCGCGGCCCTCAACCTCCAGGCCACGGCCGGGATCGCGGCCGAGCGGCGGGCTGCCGCGGTGCCCGTCTACCAGACGGCCGTGCAGCTCGGGGCGGTGCTCGCGCTACCGGTCACGGCCGTCGCCCTGGGCGGCGGTCACCGGGGCGCTCTGGCGTTCCTGACCGCCCTGTCGGCGACGGGCGCGCTGGTCGCCTGCACGGCCCGCCCCGGCGGGAGCGGCGCCGCGCCCTGA